The proteins below come from a single Cannabis sativa cultivar Pink pepper isolate KNU-18-1 chromosome 3, ASM2916894v1, whole genome shotgun sequence genomic window:
- the LOC115711466 gene encoding two-component response regulator ARR5 yields the protein MAAMASEILRRSLAESVKISNGSGSGELHVLAVDDSLVDRKVIERLLKISSCKVTAVESGTRALQYLGLDGEKSSVGFDALKVNLIMTDYSMPGMTGYELLKKIKESSAFREVPVVIMSSENIMTRIDRCLEEGAEEFIVKPVKLSDVKRLTSFVMKGEGKENGDGERVNKRKLEDDDDSSSPVLSSQSSSPPLSPKSSLDSCNQPTDEQLSSSPSSPECSPKRPRLQSTDSL from the exons ATGGCGGCGATGGCTAGTGAAATTCTCAGACGCAGTTTAGCGGAAAGTGTTAAGATTTCTAATGGGTCTGGCTCAGGGGAGCTTCATGTTCTTGCTGTTGATGATAGCCTTGTGGACCGTAAAGTCATTGAACGACTGCTGAAGATCTCTTCCTGTAAAG TGACTGCTGTGGAAAGTGGAACTAGAGCTCTGCAATATCTGGGATTGGATGGCGAGAAGAGCTCAGTTGGATTTGAT GCTCTTAAGGTGAATCTGATAATGACAGACTATTCAATGCCAGGGATGACAGGATATGAGCTTCTTAAAAAGATCAAG GAATCATCTGCTTTCAGAGAGGTTCCAGTAGTGATAATGTCTTCAGAGAACATCATGACTCGTATTGATAG ATGTTTAGAGGAAGGAGCTGAAGAGTTTATAGTGAAGCCAGTAAAACTCTCTGATGTGAAACGCTTGACCAGTTTCGTAATGAAAGGGGAAGGAAAAGAGAATGGAGATGGAGAAAGAGTGAACAAGCGAAAGcttgaagatgatgatgacagCAGCAGCCCCGTGTTGTCGTCACAATCGTCGTCGCCACCACTTTCGCCTAAGTCCTCTTTGGATTCATGTAATCAACCAACCGACGAACAACTGTCTTCTTCCCCGTCTTCACCCGAGTGCTCACCAAAGAGGCCTAGATTGCAGAGCACTGATTCACTGTAA